Proteins from one Paraburkholderia acidisoli genomic window:
- a CDS encoding FUSC family protein, with amino-acid sequence MSDPQDNLYTYLTSLQQAALGALKRLPLKSRAAQGTLMALRAVCGAGLAYAIGHAMHTQQAFWAAITAIAVTQHDYADTVAQSRDQIIGAVAGGVVGFAAATLGPENLAAYLVAVSVVIIGCWCLRLSTAARLGAITTTIVMLVPAQGPVWDVALFRVAEVAIGMACAVPVCWIFSLIERRLLST; translated from the coding sequence ATGTCCGACCCGCAAGACAATCTATACACGTATCTCACCTCGCTCCAGCAAGCGGCGCTCGGCGCGCTCAAGCGTCTGCCGCTCAAGAGCCGCGCGGCGCAAGGCACGTTGATGGCGCTGCGCGCGGTGTGCGGCGCGGGCCTCGCCTACGCCATCGGTCACGCCATGCACACGCAGCAGGCGTTCTGGGCAGCGATCACGGCAATTGCCGTCACCCAGCACGATTACGCCGATACCGTGGCGCAATCGCGCGACCAGATCATCGGCGCGGTGGCGGGCGGCGTGGTGGGCTTCGCGGCCGCCACGCTCGGGCCGGAAAACCTCGCGGCGTATCTGGTGGCGGTGAGCGTCGTCATCATCGGTTGCTGGTGTTTGCGCCTGAGCACGGCGGCGCGGCTCGGCGCGATCACGACGACCATCGTGATGCTCGTGCCCGCGCAGGGGCCGGTGTGGGACGTGGCGCTGTTTCGCGTGGCCGAAGTCGCTATCGGCATGGCGTGCGCGGTGCCCGTGTGCTGGATCTTCTCGTTGATCGAGCGGCGCCTTCTGAGTACCTGA
- a CDS encoding DoxX family protein → MRYNLFGQGNDVVLLVSRVLLAALFVLFGWAKITGFSGTVDYMAHVGAPAPMLSAVIAVVMEFVVGILIIVGFYTRPLAVLLALYTIATAIIGHHFWNMTGADQMANMINFYKNVSIAGGLLALAVTGPGRFSIDRK, encoded by the coding sequence ATGCGATACAACCTGTTCGGGCAAGGCAACGACGTCGTCCTGCTGGTCTCGCGCGTCCTGCTCGCGGCGCTGTTCGTGCTGTTCGGCTGGGCCAAGATCACGGGCTTTTCCGGCACCGTCGACTACATGGCGCACGTGGGCGCGCCCGCGCCCATGCTCTCGGCCGTGATCGCCGTGGTCATGGAATTCGTGGTTGGCATTCTGATCATCGTGGGCTTCTACACGCGGCCGCTCGCCGTGCTGCTCGCGCTCTACACGATCGCCACCGCGATCATCGGCCATCACTTCTGGAACATGACGGGCGCCGACCAGATGGCCAACATGATCAACTTCTACAAGAACGTGAGCATCGCGGGCGGTTTGCTGGCGCTCGCCGTGACGGGCCCGGGACGCTTCTCGATCGACAGGAAGTAA
- a CDS encoding pirin family protein: MIELRKADQRGRGEHGWLSSRHTFSFANYYDPKQTGFSDLLVINDDRVAPARGFGKHPHRDMEIFSYVLEGALEHKDSMGTGSVIVPGDVQLMSAGTGVAHSEFNHSADNPVHFLQIWIAPNEKGAQPRYQQKNIADAEKRGKLRLILSPDGANDSLLLRQDARVYAGRFDGAETAKLEVAADRYVYVHVARGSVTINGVEFGEGDGARLRSERELTVANGHDAEVLVFDLRNIEVSELFS; the protein is encoded by the coding sequence ATGATCGAACTTCGCAAAGCAGACCAACGCGGCCGCGGCGAACACGGCTGGCTCAGCTCGCGTCACACCTTCTCGTTCGCGAACTATTACGACCCGAAGCAAACCGGTTTTTCGGACCTGCTGGTGATCAACGACGACCGCGTCGCTCCGGCGCGCGGCTTCGGCAAGCACCCGCACCGCGACATGGAAATCTTCTCGTACGTGCTGGAAGGCGCGCTCGAGCACAAGGACTCGATGGGCACGGGCTCTGTCATCGTTCCTGGCGACGTGCAACTGATGAGCGCCGGCACGGGGGTGGCACACAGCGAGTTCAACCATTCGGCCGATAACCCGGTGCACTTCCTGCAAATCTGGATCGCACCGAACGAGAAAGGCGCGCAGCCGCGTTATCAGCAGAAGAACATTGCGGACGCGGAAAAGCGCGGCAAGCTGCGCCTGATCCTCTCGCCGGACGGCGCGAACGACTCGCTGCTGCTGCGTCAGGACGCCCGCGTCTACGCCGGCCGCTTCGACGGCGCGGAAACCGCGAAGCTCGAAGTGGCCGCCGACCGTTACGTCTATGTGCACGTGGCGCGCGGCAGCGTGACGATCAACGGCGTCGAATTCGGCGAAGGCGACGGCGCACGCCTGCGTTCGGAACGCGAGCTGACCGTCGCGAACGGCCACGACGCGGAAGTCCTCGTGTTCGATCTGCGTAATATCGAAGTGTCGGAACTGTTCTCGTAA
- a CDS encoding LysR family transcriptional regulator, with amino-acid sequence MQLDDMRIYVNTVDAGNFTAAGHRLRLSKQFVSRRVAALEADLGARLLVRNTRKLAVTDLGQEFYERAKRILADVAEAGQAMSDRRSEPRGLLKVSAPMSFGMAHLSPLVAEFLREHPDVRFDMDLSDRTVDVIGEGFDMALRIGRLADSSLVAQKLIDVRMLACCSPGYKRRRGAPQTPADLAQHACLPYGQQGRAPWEFMVDGQRTSLEINGPMRANNGEVLRDAAVAGLGICYLPDFIVAGSVDAGLLVEVLEPFMPPPNALHAVYPQHREASVTIRALTHYLREQLAARVARARGGAL; translated from the coding sequence ATGCAGCTCGACGACATGCGCATTTACGTCAACACCGTGGATGCGGGCAATTTCACGGCCGCCGGGCATCGCCTGCGGCTTTCCAAGCAGTTCGTGAGCCGCCGCGTGGCCGCGCTGGAGGCGGATCTCGGCGCGCGGCTGCTGGTGCGCAACACGCGCAAGCTCGCCGTGACCGATCTCGGCCAGGAGTTCTACGAGCGCGCGAAGCGCATCCTCGCCGACGTGGCCGAGGCCGGGCAGGCCATGTCGGACCGGCGCAGCGAGCCGCGCGGCCTGCTCAAGGTGAGTGCGCCAATGTCGTTCGGCATGGCGCATCTGTCGCCGCTCGTCGCGGAGTTTCTGCGCGAGCACCCGGACGTGCGCTTCGACATGGACCTGAGCGACCGCACCGTGGACGTGATCGGCGAGGGTTTCGACATGGCACTGCGCATCGGGCGGCTGGCGGATTCTTCGCTGGTGGCGCAAAAACTCATCGACGTGCGCATGCTGGCGTGCTGCAGCCCCGGTTACAAGCGCCGGCGCGGCGCGCCCCAGACGCCCGCCGATCTGGCCCAGCACGCGTGCCTGCCTTACGGGCAGCAGGGGCGCGCGCCGTGGGAATTCATGGTCGATGGCCAGCGCACGTCGCTCGAAATCAATGGGCCGATGCGGGCGAACAACGGCGAAGTGCTGCGCGACGCGGCCGTGGCGGGTCTCGGCATCTGCTATCTGCCCGACTTCATCGTGGCCGGATCGGTGGATGCCGGCTTGCTCGTGGAGGTGCTGGAGCCCTTCATGCCGCCGCCGAACGCGCTGCACGCGGTGTATCCGCAGCATCGCGAGGCGTCCGTGACCATTCGCGCGCTCACGCACTATTTGCGCGAGCAACTGGCGGCGCGCGTGGCCAGGGCGCGCGGTGGCGCGCTTTGA
- the ahpC gene encoding alkyl hydroperoxide reductase subunit C, which produces MSLINTQVKPFNATAYHNGKFVPVSNEDLKGKWSVVVFYPADFTFVCPTELGDLADQYAEFQKLGVEIYGVSTDTHFTHKAWHDTSDTIAKIQYPLVGDPTGAITRNFDVMIEEEGLALRGTFVINPEGEIKLCEIHDNGIGRDAKELLRKVQAAQYVASHPGEVCPAKWTPGAETLKPSLDLVGKI; this is translated from the coding sequence ATGTCTCTCATCAACACGCAAGTCAAGCCGTTCAACGCCACCGCTTACCACAACGGCAAGTTCGTTCCGGTCTCGAATGAAGATCTGAAGGGCAAGTGGTCGGTTGTCGTGTTCTACCCGGCTGACTTCACGTTCGTGTGCCCGACGGAACTCGGCGACCTGGCCGACCAGTACGCAGAATTCCAGAAGCTGGGCGTTGAGATCTACGGCGTGTCGACCGACACGCACTTCACGCACAAGGCATGGCACGACACGTCGGACACGATCGCCAAGATCCAGTACCCGCTGGTCGGCGACCCGACGGGCGCGATCACGCGTAACTTCGACGTCATGATCGAAGAAGAAGGTCTGGCACTGCGCGGCACGTTCGTGATCAACCCGGAAGGCGAGATCAAGCTGTGCGAAATCCACGACAACGGCATCGGCCGTGACGCGAAGGAACTGCTGCGCAAGGTGCAAGCCGCTCAGTACGTGGCATCGCACCCGGGCGAAGTGTGCCCCGCCAAGTGGACGCCGGGCGCAGAAACGCTGAAGCCGTCGCTCGACCTCGTCGGCAAGATCTAA
- the ahpF gene encoding alkyl hydroperoxide reductase subunit F produces the protein MLDANLKDQLKSYLEKVTQSIEIVAYLDDGEKSQELQQLLQDITSLSGRISYEERRGAAAGDARFPSFDIKRANSDVQVTFAGIPMGHEFTSLVLALLQVGGHPVKLEQDTIEQVKSLEGVFAFEIYMSLTCQNCPEVVQSINAMATLNPNVQVVTIDGALNQDEVEKRKIMAVPTIYLNGEVFGQGRMGVEEILAKLDTGASARAAEKLNQKDIFDMLIVGGGPAGAAAAIYAARKGIKTGVLAERFGGQVLDTMSIENFVSVTETEGPKFATALEQHVRTYEVDIMNVQRAEALVPVGNGFEVRTQSGATLRAKSVVLATGARWRNVDVPGEQEYKNKGVAYCPHCDGPLFKGKRVAVIGGGNSGVEAAIDLAGIVSHVTLLEFGAQLRADEVLQRKLRSLPNVAVHVNAQTTEITGDGQKVTGLAYLDRSSGEKHHLELEGVFVQIGLVPNTEFLKGTVALSKHGEIEVDAKGQTSVPGVFAAGDVTTVPFKQIVIAVGEGAKASLGAFDYLIRSSVEQEEDAKAATAVA, from the coding sequence ATGCTCGACGCTAACCTCAAAGATCAACTCAAAAGCTACCTGGAAAAAGTCACGCAGTCGATCGAGATCGTTGCGTATCTGGACGACGGTGAGAAGTCGCAGGAACTGCAGCAATTGCTGCAAGACATTACTTCGCTCTCGGGCCGCATCTCGTACGAAGAACGCCGTGGCGCCGCTGCCGGCGACGCGCGTTTCCCTTCGTTCGACATCAAGCGCGCCAACTCCGACGTCCAGGTGACGTTCGCGGGTATCCCGATGGGCCACGAATTCACGTCGCTGGTGCTCGCGCTGCTGCAAGTGGGCGGTCACCCGGTGAAACTCGAACAAGACACGATCGAGCAGGTCAAGTCGCTCGAGGGCGTCTTCGCGTTCGAAATCTACATGTCGCTCACGTGCCAGAACTGCCCGGAAGTCGTGCAGTCGATCAACGCGATGGCGACGCTCAATCCGAACGTGCAAGTCGTCACCATCGACGGCGCGCTCAATCAGGACGAAGTCGAGAAGCGCAAGATCATGGCCGTGCCCACGATCTACCTGAACGGCGAAGTGTTCGGCCAGGGCCGCATGGGCGTGGAAGAAATTCTCGCCAAGCTCGACACGGGCGCTTCGGCGCGCGCGGCGGAAAAGCTGAACCAGAAGGACATTTTCGACATGCTGATCGTCGGCGGTGGCCCCGCTGGCGCGGCGGCTGCGATCTACGCGGCGCGCAAGGGCATCAAGACCGGCGTGCTCGCCGAGCGTTTCGGCGGTCAGGTGCTCGACACGATGTCGATCGAGAATTTCGTCTCCGTGACGGAAACCGAAGGACCGAAGTTCGCGACGGCGCTCGAGCAGCACGTGCGCACTTACGAAGTCGACATCATGAACGTGCAACGCGCCGAAGCGCTGGTGCCGGTGGGCAACGGCTTCGAAGTGCGTACGCAAAGCGGCGCGACGCTGCGCGCGAAGAGCGTGGTGCTGGCCACCGGCGCGCGCTGGCGCAACGTGGATGTGCCGGGCGAGCAGGAGTACAAGAACAAGGGCGTGGCGTACTGCCCGCACTGTGACGGCCCGCTGTTCAAGGGCAAGCGCGTGGCCGTGATCGGCGGCGGCAATTCGGGCGTGGAAGCGGCGATCGACCTCGCCGGTATCGTGAGCCACGTCACGCTGCTCGAATTCGGCGCGCAACTGCGTGCGGACGAAGTGCTGCAACGCAAGCTGCGCAGCCTGCCGAACGTCGCGGTGCACGTGAACGCGCAGACCACGGAAATCACCGGCGACGGCCAGAAAGTCACGGGTCTCGCCTACCTCGACCGCTCCTCGGGCGAGAAGCATCACCTCGAACTCGAAGGCGTGTTCGTGCAGATCGGTCTCGTGCCGAACACCGAGTTCCTGAAGGGCACGGTGGCGCTTTCGAAGCACGGCGAGATCGAAGTGGACGCGAAGGGGCAAACGTCGGTGCCGGGCGTGTTCGCCGCGGGCGACGTGACGACCGTGCCGTTCAAGCAGATCGTGATCGCCGTGGGTGAAGGCGCGAAGGCATCGCTCGGCGCGTTCGATTACCTGATTCGCTCGTCGGTGGAGCAGGAAGAAGACGCGAAGGCCGCCACCGCGGTGGCCTGA
- a CDS encoding cupin domain-containing protein, translating to MDRETFIRTLASEGFPEPVLVKREAGTMDEHTHPFEAKALILSGEIGISVNGAETVYRPGDVFHLPANTPHFERYGAEGVQYLAGRKG from the coding sequence ATGGACCGCGAGACTTTCATTCGCACCCTCGCCAGCGAGGGTTTTCCGGAACCGGTGCTCGTGAAGCGCGAGGCGGGCACGATGGACGAACATACACACCCGTTCGAGGCGAAGGCGCTGATTCTCAGCGGCGAGATTGGCATCAGCGTGAATGGCGCCGAGACCGTGTATCGCCCGGGCGACGTGTTTCATCTGCCCGCCAACACGCCGCACTTCGAGCGTTATGGTGCGGAGGGCGTGCAGTATCTGGCGGGACGGAAGGGGTAA
- a CDS encoding virulence factor family protein has protein sequence MTHRNFTLPRAACAAVGAALLAICAIPPANAASTFPSASNSNAASAAVATSTSASTSAKPMLVPGGRYGEVAVTKPTGEMRGFAVLFSADKHWSAADQTRATALAHHGALVVGVDTEQYATKLAADKTEKCHNLYSDAEALSHQLERQQGSSAYYAPIAIGSGEGALIAQRMLAQAPANTMAGSVSLDPTEKLDARFAPCAADPTLSRGHGLPGFFEQGVTTKDAHVAAPLQAFAPGTPDADKLVALTANHLRVQTESEDDVSDLPLVELPAAHPSDMLAVVISGDGGWRDLDKTIAEALQKQGVSVVGWDALRYFWSEKTPAQTSHDLARVLKTYSARWHTQHIALVGYSFGADVMPFAYNRLPDALRAKVSYMSLLGFAPDADFQIRVTGWLGMPASDQALKARPEIAKVPPSIVQCIYGAEETETLCPSLANTGINVVKTKGEHHFDGDYNALAGKIIEGWKKEIAARG, from the coding sequence ATGACTCACCGTAATTTCACGCTGCCGCGCGCTGCTTGCGCGGCAGTTGGCGCCGCTTTGCTCGCGATTTGCGCAATCCCGCCGGCCAACGCCGCTTCCACGTTCCCATCGGCTTCGAACTCGAACGCGGCTTCGGCTGCCGTCGCGACTTCGACTTCGGCGTCGACATCAGCCAAACCCATGCTCGTGCCCGGCGGCCGTTATGGCGAGGTTGCCGTGACCAAACCCACGGGCGAGATGCGCGGCTTCGCCGTGCTGTTTTCCGCCGATAAACACTGGAGCGCCGCCGATCAAACGCGCGCCACGGCGCTCGCGCACCACGGCGCGCTGGTCGTGGGCGTGGACACCGAGCAATACGCGACCAAACTCGCGGCCGATAAAACCGAGAAGTGCCACAACCTCTATAGCGATGCCGAAGCGCTGAGCCACCAGCTCGAGCGCCAGCAGGGATCGAGCGCCTACTATGCGCCGATCGCGATCGGCAGCGGCGAAGGCGCGCTGATCGCGCAACGCATGCTCGCGCAGGCGCCCGCGAACACGATGGCGGGCTCGGTATCGCTCGATCCCACCGAGAAGCTCGACGCACGCTTCGCGCCGTGCGCCGCCGACCCCACGCTCTCACGCGGCCACGGCCTGCCCGGCTTCTTCGAGCAAGGCGTGACGACGAAGGACGCGCACGTGGCCGCGCCGCTGCAGGCGTTCGCGCCCGGCACGCCGGACGCCGACAAGCTCGTGGCGCTCACCGCGAACCATCTGCGCGTCCAGACCGAAAGCGAAGACGACGTCTCGGATCTGCCGCTCGTGGAACTGCCCGCCGCGCATCCGAGCGACATGCTCGCCGTGGTGATCTCCGGCGACGGCGGCTGGCGCGATCTCGACAAGACCATCGCCGAAGCGCTGCAAAAGCAAGGCGTTTCGGTGGTCGGCTGGGACGCGCTGCGTTATTTCTGGAGCGAAAAGACGCCCGCGCAAACGAGCCACGACCTCGCGCGCGTGCTGAAGACCTATAGCGCGCGCTGGCACACGCAGCACATCGCGCTGGTCGGCTACTCGTTTGGCGCCGACGTCATGCCATTCGCCTACAACCGTCTGCCCGACGCGTTGCGCGCGAAAGTCTCGTACATGTCGCTGCTCGGCTTCGCACCCGACGCCGACTTTCAGATTCGCGTGACGGGCTGGCTCGGCATGCCCGCGAGCGACCAGGCGCTCAAGGCGCGCCCGGAAATCGCGAAGGTGCCGCCTTCGATCGTGCAGTGCATCTACGGCGCGGAAGAAACGGAAACGCTGTGCCCGTCGCTCGCGAACACCGGCATCAACGTGGTCAAGACCAAGGGCGAGCATCACTTCGACGGCGACTACAACGCGCTGGCCGGGAAGATCATCGAAGGGTGGAAGAAGGAGATTGCGGCGCGGGGGTGA